CGGGAGTGACAGCGTATATGTCATTCCCGTGAAAACGGGAATCCAGCTTGATATTTTTCTGGATTCCCAATCGGGTTGGGAATGACAGCATAAAAATGGATTCCCTATCAAGCCGTGAATAATATATCCGTTCTCATAAAGGTGAAATACCCCTTTCCCGCCCTTTTCTATTTATTTCCCGCCGATTCCCCGTCGTCGATTTTTATTTTGATTTTATCACCCCTTGTGTTATTCTATCGATGAAAACAAAAAACAATGTTTTTTTAAGTCTCCGATTATGTCGAATGAGAACGATGTCTCCCTTAAAGAGCCGACCCGCTGGGACAAGCAGTTCGCCCAGGACGATCCGGAGAAGTGGAGGAGGCCGTCGCGCCTCCTGGCGGAAAATATCCACCTCTTCGGGGGCGGCGTGGTCGACGACGAGGGTGGCAGAAAGTGGGCGCTGGACATAGCCTGCGGCCCAGGGAGAAACTCCGTTTTTTTGGCCGAGCACGGGTTTATCGTAGATGCGGTGGACAACTCTAAAACGGGAATTGAGATGGCCCGGGCCTTCGCCGAAGAACGGGGGGAGGAGGTGGTTGAAAACCTCAACCTGATAGAGGCCGACCTCGGAGATTTCGAGATCGCCCCCGGCCGCTACGATCTCATAGTAAATTTCTACTATCTCGACAGGGGGCTTATTCCGAAGATGGCGGCGGGGCTAAAGGAGGGGGGGTATCTCGTCTTCGAGACCTTTACCAGGGAGCACGGCGGATTCGGCGAGAAGAGTAACCCAGCCCACTATCTGGATCCGAACGAGATCCTCGGATTAGTGTTGAATGTTTCGGGGGGGCGAAAATTTAAAATCCTCTACTACAGGGAGGGATCGACCTTCGAGGAGGGATTGATGAGGGGCGCGGCGCAGTTGATCGCCCGGAGGGTTTGAGGGGGGATATTAAACGTGGGGCCCATTGAAGATAGGCGCAGACTGATTTGAAATTCAATAAATCCTTTTTTTGGAGGGATCTTGTCTTCGATAATATTGACCATAGGGAACGAGCTCCTCTCGGGGCACGTCCTGGACACCAACACCCACTGGCTTTCCAAGAGGCTCTTCTTCCTCGGGTGCGAGCTGAAGAATGTCGTTGTCCTGTCCGACGATGTTAACGAGATAGGAAAGTGGATTGTCAGGTTTATCGAGGGCGACTTCCCGAAGGTCGATTTCCTCTTCGTGTGCGGGGGGCTGGGCGCCACGCCGGACGATGTAACGATGTCGGCCGTGGCCGACGCCCTGGGGAAGGGGCTCGTCGTCTCGGATGAGGCGCTCAAGCATATGGAGTACCTCGGAAACTACATGTACGAAAAGGGATACATCAATATCAAGATGGAGGTCAACGAGGCGATACTGAAGATGGCCACGGTGATCGAGGGGTCGGTGGTGCTCGAAAACAAGGCGGGTTTCTGCCCCGGCGTGACGTTAATGAAAAAGGACACTCGCATCTTCATCCTCCCGGGCGTCCCCCAGGAGCTGAAGACGATCTTCACCTCCGAGATAGAGGGGGTGTATATAAAGCCGAGAGGGGGTAGGTTTGTAGATGAGGTTGTCCTCTCGGAGGTGGAGGCGAGGATAGCCCACCTGCTTACGAAGTTGAACGAGGACTTCCCGAAGGTCTCCGTAGGCTCCTATCCCACCTACGGCGCAAAGCGGCTGGTAATCAGGGCGATGGGGGAGAACGAGGAGGATGTAAAGAGGGTGATAAAGGAGATAAGGGACTACTCGAACTCCCTGCCCGAGTTTTAGATCGTTGGGATAGACGTTTTCTTATATACGAAATTCTGGCCTTTTTAACGGAGTTGAAGTTGAAGTGGTCGTTTAAGATAGGGAGCCTCTTCGGGATTCCGATAAAGGTCCATGTTACGTTCTTGATCCTCCTCGCCTTCGTAGCCCTCTCAGGAAAGGACGTCTCCCGGGCGCTTTACGGCGTCCTCTTTGTTATACTCATTTTCGTCTGCGTGGTCTTTCACGAGCTGGCCCACTCGCTGGTGGCCCGGCACTACGGTCACGGCGTCAGGAGCATTACGCTTCTCCCCATAGGCGGGATGGCCCAGATGGACGACATACCGGAGGATTCGAGGCAGGAGATATTTATATCCATTGCCGGCCCGGTGATGAGCTTCGTCATCGCCGGCTTTTTGTACGTCTTCATCTACTTCGGGGATATCCCCATAGCGCCCCTCGACGAGGCCTCCCTGTTCGAGGGACACATCATCCTCAACCTCTTCTGGATAAACATTATCCTTGCGGTCTTCAATATATTCCCCGCCTTTCCCATGGACGGGGGAAGGGTGTTGAGGGGCGTGATGAATCTCTTCATGAGTCACCTCAAAGCGACCAAGATTGCCGTCTTCATCGGGCAGTTCTTCGCCGTTTTGCTCTTCTTCTTCGGGATATTCTACAACAACAACTGGTGGCTCGCCCTGATTGCCGTATTTATCTATTTGGGGGCGGAGGCGGAGGACAGGATGTGGGCGATAAGGCACGCCCTCTCGGACGTCAAGGTCAAGGAGGTGGTCTTCAAGGACTATATCTCGCTCAACACGGGGGACACTCTGAAGACCGCGTCCGACCTGTTCCTACGCACCCTTCAGGGGGACTTTCCTGTCCTTTTCGGCGACAGGCTCGTGGGAATCTTGAGGAGGGATTCGATAATCAAGGGGATCAACGAGGGGAGGGAGTCGGAGAGGGTGGCGGATCTCATGGAGAGGGAGTTTCCGACGACGACCGAGAAGCAGAAGCTCATCTCCCTCTACAAGACGATGACGGAAAAGGGGATCACAATGATGCCGGTTATGGACGGGGAGAAGCTCCTTGGGATAGTGACGTTGGAGCAGATCGGCCGCTACCACATGATCTCCGCGGCGAAGGAGATGAAGTGAGTTTTATGCTGAACAGGCTGATTTCCTTCGATAACGGCAAGATGGTCTGATATTATAGCGGCAATTTTTTTGGAGACAATCATGGGCGAAAGATACCTTCGCCGGCCTTTAATATTTTTGGTCGTCCTGTTTTCCCTGACGTTTGCGCCCCTTGCGCTTTTCGGCCAGGAGGGAGAGCCTTCCCCCGTTGAGCTGGGAGACGCCGCCTTTGAGGCGGGCAAATTTGACGAGGCGGTCGATCTCTACACGAAGCGGCTTGGTGAGACCCCCGTCGGGAATGAAATCGCGGTGGTCTTGTGCAAGAGGGGAAGGGCCTATCTCTCCCTCAAGCGATACGGGGAGGCGGTCTCCGATCTTGACCGGGCCATCGCCCTTGCCCCCGGATCCAAGGACGCATATTATTTCAGGGCGCTTGCCCGTCTCGATGTGGGGATATACGCAGACGCCGGAAAGGATGCTGATAGCGCCGTCAAGATAGACCCGAACATTTCCGAATACCACCTTCTTTTGGGAGGGCTGAAAAATATTGACGGGAATTACAAGGGGGCTCTAAACGATTTCGACACAGCGATAGGGCTGAAGGGCGAATCTGCGGCGGCTTACTGCGGAAGGGGATTCGCCTTTTGCGGCCTTGTGCAGTATGATTTTGCCATGCGGGATTTCAAGAGGGCGGTGAAGCTCGCCCCCAATTTTGCGGAGGCGTACCGGGGGATGGCGGTGGTCTCCCTGTCGGACGAGGCCGGAGACGGCAGGACGGCGTTGGGCTACGCGGAGAAGGCGGTGAAGATCGATAGGAACCACCGTAACCTCGAAACGCTGGCCGCGGCCCTATACGGGGCGGAGATGATTGATATAGCGGTGAAGGTCCAGAGGGAGGCCGTGGAGCTTCTAAGCGGCAAGGGCACGCCGGGGGAAAAGATCAGGTTCGAGACCGCCTACGGGGAGAGGCTTGAACTGTACGAAGAGGGGTCGGCGGGGGGCCAGGACTGATCATTTATAAATTGAGAGTGTTGATTTTTTAAATTTGGCGCTTTTTGGTTTTTTATTTAGTGGAGTGTAAAGATGGCCGATTCAGCTGAAAAGATGATAGCGTTCTGTGGATTAATCTGCACCGGGTGTCCCGCTTACCTTGCGACACAGGCGAACGACGAGGCGAAGGCGAGGGAGACCGCCGAGATGTGGGCAAAGCAGTACGGGGTGGATGTCAGGGTCGACGACGTCTGGTGTGACGGGTGCCTGGTTGCCGGGAAGAAATGCGCCCACTGCGCCCAGTGCGCGATTCGGGCGTGCGGGGTGGAGAGGGGGGTCGAGAACTGCGGCCACTGCGGCGACTACTCCTGCGAGAAGTTAGAGGGCTTTTTCAAGATGGCCCCGGACGCCAGGACGGTCCTTGATGAGGTGAACAAATCTCTTTGATATTTTAC
Above is a window of Candidatus Zymogenus saltonus DNA encoding:
- a CDS encoding class I SAM-dependent methyltransferase, giving the protein MSNENDVSLKEPTRWDKQFAQDDPEKWRRPSRLLAENIHLFGGGVVDDEGGRKWALDIACGPGRNSVFLAEHGFIVDAVDNSKTGIEMARAFAEERGEEVVENLNLIEADLGDFEIAPGRYDLIVNFYYLDRGLIPKMAAGLKEGGYLVFETFTREHGGFGEKSNPAHYLDPNEILGLVLNVSGGRKFKILYYREGSTFEEGLMRGAAQLIARRV
- a CDS encoding competence/damage-inducible protein A encodes the protein MSSIILTIGNELLSGHVLDTNTHWLSKRLFFLGCELKNVVVLSDDVNEIGKWIVRFIEGDFPKVDFLFVCGGLGATPDDVTMSAVADALGKGLVVSDEALKHMEYLGNYMYEKGYINIKMEVNEAILKMATVIEGSVVLENKAGFCPGVTLMKKDTRIFILPGVPQELKTIFTSEIEGVYIKPRGGRFVDEVVLSEVEARIAHLLTKLNEDFPKVSVGSYPTYGAKRLVIRAMGENEEDVKRVIKEIRDYSNSLPEF
- a CDS encoding site-2 protease family protein encodes the protein MKWSFKIGSLFGIPIKVHVTFLILLAFVALSGKDVSRALYGVLFVILIFVCVVFHELAHSLVARHYGHGVRSITLLPIGGMAQMDDIPEDSRQEIFISIAGPVMSFVIAGFLYVFIYFGDIPIAPLDEASLFEGHIILNLFWINIILAVFNIFPAFPMDGGRVLRGVMNLFMSHLKATKIAVFIGQFFAVLLFFFGIFYNNNWWLALIAVFIYLGAEAEDRMWAIRHALSDVKVKEVVFKDYISLNTGDTLKTASDLFLRTLQGDFPVLFGDRLVGILRRDSIIKGINEGRESERVADLMEREFPTTTEKQKLISLYKTMTEKGITMMPVMDGEKLLGIVTLEQIGRYHMISAAKEMK
- a CDS encoding tetratricopeptide repeat protein produces the protein MGERYLRRPLIFLVVLFSLTFAPLALFGQEGEPSPVELGDAAFEAGKFDEAVDLYTKRLGETPVGNEIAVVLCKRGRAYLSLKRYGEAVSDLDRAIALAPGSKDAYYFRALARLDVGIYADAGKDADSAVKIDPNISEYHLLLGGLKNIDGNYKGALNDFDTAIGLKGESAAAYCGRGFAFCGLVQYDFAMRDFKRAVKLAPNFAEAYRGMAVVSLSDEAGDGRTALGYAEKAVKIDRNHRNLETLAAALYGAEMIDIAVKVQREAVELLSGKGTPGEKIRFETAYGERLELYEEGSAGGQD
- a CDS encoding DUF3795 domain-containing protein; translation: MADSAEKMIAFCGLICTGCPAYLATQANDEAKARETAEMWAKQYGVDVRVDDVWCDGCLVAGKKCAHCAQCAIRACGVERGVENCGHCGDYSCEKLEGFFKMAPDARTVLDEVNKSL